The Methylocystis bryophila genome contains the following window.
GAGACGCAGATCTTCAAGTTCTCGGTGGGCGAGACCCTGTGGCAGTATGTTCCCTATCTTCTGGGAGCCGTGCTGATCGGCATGCTCATCTTCTTCTACTGGCGGCACTCGCATCCGGCGGCCCGCAAAGAACCCCAGGCGGCGAGCTGACGCAAAGACGTTAGTGTCCCAACGTGTGGTCGAGAGGAACCAAGACCATGAGCAAGATTAAGCCTGCGCAAAATGGAAAGTCCTGGCGGGCGGCGGCGTTCGCGACGATCGCGACGCTTCTGCTCTTTTCGACCGCGCCGGCGCTGGCGCACTCCTTCCTCGTGGACGCCAATCCCTCTTCGAAGGACCACGTCGAGGCCATGCCGAAAGCTGTCAAGCTGAAATTCGGCGCTGGCGTCGAGCCCGCTTATTCGACGCTCTCCATCGAAACCAGCGACGGCAAGGTCCTCGCGAAGGGAGCGGTCGGAAAGCCGGAGACGCCGCGCGAGCTGACGCTCGATGCGCCGGCCGACTTGGCTCCGGGGCGTTACGTCATCCGCTATCGCGTGCTTTCGCAGGACGGCCACATCGTCGAGGGGAACTATGAATTCTTTCTCGACGCTAAGAAATAGCGGGTTCTGGCAGCGAGACACGCCGGAGCGAGTTCGATCGCGAAAGCTTGTCGAGCGCGATTCAAAGAAAGCGTGAGCGGCGTTTGGGATTGGCGCGCTCCGCCTTTTGGAAAGGATCGCGTTTTTCGCGTTCAAGTGAAGGCGCCTGAGCGCAGCGTGATGGCGCAGATGGCGGTCGAGACGACGTAGCGGGAAACCAAAACGAGATGTCCCAAACCTTCCTCCGCTTCTTCGAGGCGCTCCCGACGGCGCTCGCAGTCGGCTTGTTGCTGCTGCCGCTCCTCAGCGAGGAGAACGGCGCGCGCTTCAAACCGGCGATCGCCCTATGCGGCGTGTTGCGCGCCGTGCTCGGCTTCGGCCTCATCGTGCTGATCGCCAGAGCGATTATTCCCGCTGACGTTCCGCTCAGCTTCGACGGCCTCGTCACCTTCAGCACGAGCACGTCCGTCGGACGGGCGTGGGTCGCGACCGAGATCGTCGCTCTGCTTTTCGCGCTCGCGACTCTCCTTCGCCTGCGCGTCGATTCCGGCGTCTTCGACAAGGCGACGCTCGGCCTCGGCGGACTCGTTCTCGCTCTGACCTCCGTGACCGGTCATGCGATCGACGACAGCTTCCGCTGGTGGCAGCAAGCAAGCTTCCTCTTGCACACGGCCGCCGGCCTGACATGGCTGGGCGGTCTCATCGGCCTCGTCTGGTGGATGTTCACCGGGCGCGGGAAGTCGCCGGAGGTTGCGGCGAAGCTTTCGGAGCGTTGGTCGAACGTCGCCAAGGTCGCCATCGTGATCGTGGTGATTAGCGGGATCGTGATGGCGTGGGAGAATGTGGGCAGCTTCGCCAATCTGCTCGCCACGCCCTATGGGCGGCTGCTGACGATCAAGCTCGCTCTCTTCTGCGCATCCATGCTCGCGGCCCTGGCGCTGGCGCTATACCTCAACCGCCGGCCGGCCGATAAATTCGACTTCGATTGGTACGGACGTGTGGGCCTTGCGGAGGCGGTCGCGGCTGCCGGTCTCGTCTTCATCGCCGGATGGATCGCGGTCATCACGCCCGCCTCGCACGAGACAGATCTTTATTGGCCCCTCCCATTTCGCCTCTCTTGGTCGGCGACCTGGGGCTATGTCGGCGCGAAACTGCCGTGGATCGACGTCGCCAACTGGTATCTCGCGCCCGCATGGTCGGCCGTCGTCGCCGTCGTCTGCGCGGCGCTCGCCGCCTTCTTTTGGTGGGCGCCGCGCCTGCGTCCATGGCGACGCTTCTCGACGCCCGGGGCGCTGCTGCTTTCGGCGCTTTTCGTCGGCTCCTCCTTCGCCACCGTGGCTTACACCGACACCTACAACGATCCGGCTGTCGACTACACGGCGATGTCGGTCGTGCGCGGGCAAAAGCATTTCAACGCGAATTGCGTCGCCTGTCATGGCGTTTCAGGCGAGGGGAACGGCGAACTCGCCAGCGGGCTGAAGGACCTCAAGGGATTGCCGGTCACGCCCGCCGACCTGACCGCCCCGCATGTGGGCAACCACACGATCGGCGACATCTTCCACTGGCTGTCTTATGGCGGCACCAGCGGCGTCATGCCGGGGTTCAAGGAGACGC
Protein-coding sequences here:
- a CDS encoding copper resistance CopC family protein; translation: MSKIKPAQNGKSWRAAAFATIATLLLFSTAPALAHSFLVDANPSSKDHVEAMPKAVKLKFGAGVEPAYSTLSIETSDGKVLAKGAVGKPETPRELTLDAPADLAPGRYVIRYRVLSQDGHIVEGNYEFFLDAKK
- a CDS encoding CopD family protein; this encodes MSQTFLRFFEALPTALAVGLLLLPLLSEENGARFKPAIALCGVLRAVLGFGLIVLIARAIIPADVPLSFDGLVTFSTSTSVGRAWVATEIVALLFALATLLRLRVDSGVFDKATLGLGGLVLALTSVTGHAIDDSFRWWQQASFLLHTAAGLTWLGGLIGLVWWMFTGRGKSPEVAAKLSERWSNVAKVAIVIVVISGIVMAWENVGSFANLLATPYGRLLTIKLALFCASMLAALALALYLNRRPADKFDFDWYGRVGLAEAVAAAGLVFIAGWIAVITPASHETDLYWPLPFRLSWSATWGYVGAKLPWIDVANWYLAPAWSAVVAVVCAALAAFFWWAPRLRPWRRFSTPGALLLSALFVGSSFATVAYTDTYNDPAVDYTAMSVVRGQKHFNANCVACHGVSGEGNGELASGLKDLKGLPVTPADLTAPHVGNHTIGDIFHWLSYGGTSGVMPGFKETLDPDDRWDVINFLLMMSYSNRARFIGAQPMVQWLIAPDFQLVDPEDKITTFYGLRGTPTLLSFARCNAPEVDEHALEASLAIADETAKAAGANHVTVYQGGCPASLMARAPTNPQAVERAYSIINRYPNEKPSDEIAEAHYLIDRSGYLRARYRHFEDGAGQAAQLSAAIAQLAREPFIIVSLHSH